One window of the Dreissena polymorpha isolate Duluth1 chromosome 5, UMN_Dpol_1.0, whole genome shotgun sequence genome contains the following:
- the LOC127832595 gene encoding acetylcholine receptor subunit alpha-1-B-like — protein sequence MNTALLWLMSVVPVVLMQSSSTTWDKIKAEYVSLYDAYSHASSPDSSTYHTIVPRSDATVPLPVSVSFELFSIGGFDAVDGALNLIGSLNMSWKDETGNFPKSKKHEVDTVIVDYSKVWTPVIVMVNSADSVSRVGDSTYKVRFNLQTAQVNWKPRMIAKAACEPDMTYFPFDQQNCELSFTTWFQNRSILTLTLGSSEWNLDNYDVNGVWEIEETTAEISEVGGYDYAKFTIKFNRNPMYFVINLVFPVLLLSLLSGFVFILPAASGERVGFGITCFLSFMVLLQTIMIYMPQTSSPMSLFCYYVILMLLFSGFLSIVTILLLKVSNDSGTDVPKWLVHFVEIIKCIKIRKLIRARKNKRAITPASDEIDLMRPRNIADSTFRSKFQADRITDEHIPTGPVENGASKPENAKNDHAVARKSILLVKEFQSDNNDDNDDGKADTDENASGVTWESVGGILDTFFFIAFLGAQAALSVFFLVPIATRV from the coding sequence ATGAATACCGCTTTGCTATGGTTGATGTCAGTAGTACCAGTAGTCCTGATGCAATCGAGTTCGACGACGTGGGATAAGATAAAAGCCGAGTACGTGTCTCTCTATGACGCCTACTCACACGCAAGTAGCCCGGATTCGAGCACCTACCATACGATAGTGCCGCGAAGCGACGCCACGGTGCCACTTCCGGTAAGTGTCAGTTTCGAGTTGTTCTCCATCGGCGGCTTCGATGCCGTGGACGGTGCCCTGAACCTGATTGGAAGTCTGAACATGTCCTGGAAGGACGAGACCGGGAATTTCCCAAAATCAAAAAAACACGAGGTGGACACGGTGATAGTGGACTATTCAAAGGTCTGGACGCCAGTCATTGTGATGGTGAACTCGGCAGACTCGGTGAGTAGAGTTGGCGATTCCACCTACAAAGTCAGGTTTAATTTGCAGACGGCGCAGGTGAACTGGAAACCGCGAATGATCGCGAAGGCCGCGTGCGAGCCGGATATGACGTATTTCCCGTTCGACCAACAAAATTGCGAGTTATCATTCACGACCTGGTTTCAGAACCGTTCGATCCTCACCCTGACTTTGGGTAGTAGCGAGTGGAATTTGGACAATTATGACGTCAATGGTGTGTGGGAAATCGAAGAAACGACGGCAGAAATTTCAGAAGTCGGCGGTTACGATTACGCAAAGTTTACGATCAAATTCAATCGAAATCCAATGTATTTCGTCATCAATCTCGTATTTCCGGTACTATTACTATCCCTTCTGAGCGGCTTCGTGTTTATTCTTCCGGCCGCTTCCGGTGAACGAGTCGGCTTTGGAATCACGTGCTTCCTATCGTTCATGGTTCTGCTGCAGACGATAATGATATACATGCCACAAACGTCATCGCCCATGTCCCTGTTCTGTTATTACGTCATCCTAATGTTGCTCTTTTCCGGTTTTCTGAGCATCGTTACCATCCTGCTTTTGAAGGTAAGCAACGACTCGGGCACCGATGTGCCGAAATGGCTTGTCCATTTTGTCGAGATCATCAAATGCATCAAGATCCGGAAGTTAATCCGGGCGCGCAAAAATAAGCGCGCAATAACGCCGGCCTCGGATGAAATAGATTTGATGAGACCGAGAAATATTGCCGATTCCACGTTTCGGTCTAAGTTTCAAGCGGACAGGATAACGGATGAGCACATACCGACAGGTCCTGTTGAAAACGGTGCTTCGAAACCAGAAAACGCTAAGAATGACCACGCCGTAGCGAGAAAATCGATACTTCTCGTTAAAGAATTTCAGTCGGACAACAACGACGACAATGATGATGGCAAAGCAGATACCGACGAGAACGCGTCCGGAGTCACGTGGGAGTCCGTTGGTGGGATTCTCGACACATTCTTCTTCATAGCGTTCCTCGGCGCCCAGGCCGCGCTCAGTGTGTTTTTCCTGGTGCCTATTGCGACGCGCGTATAG
- the LOC127832600 gene encoding uncharacterized protein LOC127832600: MKSVAHFLTVWIWAEIYSTTSETLGPEGCQTAWFHRNDYCYHVINARVHFDSAKAICDLKGSVLTSLWDQDEAEFVLKLLNELDVKERMAWIGAVPTGGVVNKKWVWLDGSGSVELLKDFQSPEVTDELCVSLAEDSTILFLDCDVTLNAFICKKPVQKLYVPDGMNVTSEFMYLNKNPEQTIFERLRPPILEKINMETSGVHHLATVDVIHETDCAFKCYTIGECNAFVVTCKSSRKCNVRLCSLMAGFDVF, from the exons ATGAAGAGCGTTGCGCATTTTCTAACGGTCTGGATTTGGGCGGAAATCTATTCAACAACCTCTG agACTCTGGGTCCTGAGGGATGTCAGACGGCTTGGTTCCACCGAAACGACTACTGCTACCACGTAATCAACGCGCGCGTGCACTTCGACAGCGCCAAAGCGATCTGTGACCTCAAGGGTTCCGTGCTGACGTCACTGTGGGACCAGGACGAGGCGGAGTTTGTGCTCAAACTGCTAAATGAA TTGGATGTCAAAGAGCGCATGGCGTGGATTGGTGCAGTTCCAACAGGGGGCGTGGTCaacaaaaaatgggtgtggcttgaCGGTTCCGGTTCGGTGGAGCTTCTCAAAG ACTTTCAGTCACCGGAAGTTACAGATGAGCTCTGCGTTTCGTTAGCAGAAGACTCTACGATTTTGTTTCTGGATTGTGACGTCACACTCAATGCGTTCATCTGCAAGAAAC CCGTCCAAAAACTGTACGTACCCGACGGTATGAATGTGACGTCCGAATTCATGTACCTGAACAAGAATCCTGAGCAGACGATATTTGAGCGTCTGCGTCCGCCGATCCTCGAAAAAATCAACATGGAGACTTCCGGTGTACATCACCTAGCAACCGTTGACGTCATACACGAGACGGACTGCGCGTTCAAGTGTTACACTATCGGAGAATGCAACGCGTTTGTGGTGACGTGCAAGTCGTCAAGAAAGTGCAACGTGCGTCTGTGTAGCTTAATGGCGGGCTTTGATGTTTTTTGA